TTGTTTTCGttcttatttttgtttacatgtacatattcatgGACTGATTGGGTATATTGGATAATCACTACATGCTAGAAACTGTAGAATATAACGCAATCGGTTTGGAATAGCTAGACAATTCTCTCTTACCTTATCATGCTCGGTTGCACTTCCAATTCCACGTCTAAATCGCTAGCATACAAAGTGTGCTGGAAGTCATGATAACTCGACGAGTGTTTTAGCTTTTGTAAATTCTTTTCCAGCCCAGCTAATTTTCCGCTCAAATCTCGATACTGTTTCGTATCTTTTTTACATTTTCCTATTcttgttttcatgttttcctTTCTTTCAGCAATATCCTTGATTTGTTGCAATACTGATTCCTGGGTGGTGACAGCTTCTTCGAGGTTTCCTGCCAATTTTGTGACGCGTGCTTCTCGTCGTAACAATCTCGTCAAGTCCCCTTTTTGGACTTTCAAGTCTTGTtcatgtttatttatgtttCTTAGGAGTTCTTGAAGTCTGTCTTCTAGATCGGTAATTGAATATCTGCCATTTTCCGAATCACTTAATTTCAGAAAAGTGTCCTCATTGTGACCCAGTTCATCGTCTGCCTCATTTCCGGACATATCCTCGTCAACCTCCTCATCTTCCTCCCCCTCCTCCTCGAGTGAAATGTCTTCATCACTTTCCAAAATTATCTCGTCGTCAGCTTTTGAATCTTGACTTTCTCGTGATTCTTTGTTCCTGTGTaacaaattgtgaattttttcCGCAGAGATCCACCATCTTTTACCGAGTTCTGTGGCGTTGTAACTTTTTCCAAGCACATCAGGAACAAATCTAAAGATGTGCTCAAAATGTTTATAATTGGCGAAGGGGGCAAGCTCTTGTAAACTTTCATCGTCAAATATATTTCCGTCAATGTCGTCATCATCTAGTAACATTTGCCATTGTTGGTCAAGATCCTTCAACTCTGCCATAGTTGCAGACAGATCCTCACATTCCTGGAGAAGTTCTTCAAATGCGGCGATCGACAACGCCTGATCACCTACGGAAAAGCGGTTAAGGCGTTTTAAAATGTCGCCTTTCCGTCTGCTTTGACTAGCGCCTTTTTCCATATCTTTCTTGGATGATATTATGTCCTCTACAACAGGGTCGTAGAAAAATTCGTACAATACAGAATAAATCCTCTCGTCAAAGTTGGACTTCATTTTCCTCAGGTGTTCAATGTCATTGAAAAAGGCATTAAAATACTTCGAAATTTGGGCAATATCGCTATCCGTCTGCGACAGTTTTCGAGACTTCGCGGTAATCTCAATAAGATGGCGTAGGTCTCTAAAGGAGGTCAATCGCGTATCCGTTGGTGCTATTTCGGTCAGCATGCGATGCAGTCTTTCCTTTGAGAACTTCGATATGCCGTGCTGGACAAGTTTTTCAAAAGAAGCGATCTGTTTATTCATAAGTGCATTTTGCTTCTGGCGGGAAGCGCCTCTCATTTCATCGGGGTGAGTCTGTCGACAGAAAGAGAAATCAAGATTAATGGTAAAATGTCGGCACGCTGTGACACTGTGTCATACACATCTGGTGTATGAATTTAGGCAAATGGATTTTTCGTTATATCTGACAACCACAAAATCGAAGTAAGCACGAATATTTAAATTAAACATAGCTTGCATTAGGCTACGTgcgttttataaaaaaaaatgtcggAATAATGCAAACTGCGAAAATCGCAGTAAAGCGAACTGTGGACACCACTGCTGTCTCCACACTCGTCCATTAGATATTTTTATTACTCGTGATTAAATATAGGACAGGAAATGTCAAATTGC
This region of Glandiceps talaboti chromosome 4, keGlaTala1.1, whole genome shotgun sequence genomic DNA includes:
- the LOC144434069 gene encoding uncharacterized protein LOC144434069, encoding MADYMDHYHTHPDEMRGASRQKQNALMNKQIASFEKLVQHGISKFSKERLHRMLTEIAPTDTRLTSFRDLRHLIEITAKSRKLSQTDSDIAQISKYFNAFFNDIEHLRKMKSNFDERIYSVLYEFFYDPVVEDIISSKKDMEKGASQSRRKGDILKRLNRFSVGDQALSIAAFEELLQECEDLSATMAELKDLDQQWQMLLDDDDIDGNIFDDESLQELAPFANYKHFEHIFRFVPDVLGKSYNATELGKRWWISAEKIHNLLHRNKESRESQDSKADDEIILESDEDISLEEEGEEDEEVDEDMSGNEADDELGHNEDTFLKLSDSENGRYSITDLEDRLQELLRNINKHEQDLKVQKGDLTRLLRREARVTKLAGNLEEAVTTQESVLQQIKDIAERKENMKTRIGKCKKDTKQYRDLSGKLAGLEKNLQKLKHSSSYHDFQHTLYASDLDVELEVQPSMIRFVGDVQDKIRNLELCLTEEKSEKRRVEKELVLLKTNNDDVKARLPDSADSKSKSRSVTPKISDSESPTFSDASEKNRPNTSATVILSKNSAGSRKSTSGKSTGSDDPIAIGGTAVMRRKARIHHRKTDSGGGSSASLSNSDKLVANNNNDSKRKDENNRQTDKRKHSNGDKSELKPNIIGKDLRKSLPQQNGETPSLKVTDTAPKKKVPPRMYDKKRDDDVPSSKRKTKGYQTTSSQNEDSTRRQSRIPVRS